A region of Salvia splendens isolate huo1 chromosome 17, SspV2, whole genome shotgun sequence DNA encodes the following proteins:
- the LOC121774899 gene encoding phospholipase D delta-like, giving the protein MVSDDPAVIYLHGDLELHVLEARSLPNMDLFSERLRRCFAPCGTASDGEVYASGGSKASSRHDRKLHHHRKIITSDPYVTVSVPQATLARTRVISNSQNPKWNERFHIPLAHPFANLEIRVKDNDVFGADTMGKILIPAEKIATGDELCEWYPLIGASEKPPKPDSALQLKMKFTPCDKNPLYKHGVAGDPSHGGVRHTYFPLRKGSAVTLYQDAHVFPDKMPKIELDEGSIRQHATCWEDICYAVAEAHHLIYITGWSVFHKVRLIREPTKPLPRGGDLMLGDLLKYKSQEGVRVLLLVWDDKTSHDKFLINTTGVMATHDEETKKFFKHSSVICVLSPRYGSSKLSFIKQQVVGNVFTHHQKCVLVDTQAPGNNRKITAFIGGLDLCDGRYDTPDHRLFRDLDTCFKDDFHQPTFPAGMQAPRQPWHDLHCKIDGPAAYDVLINFAQRWRKSTKWREFSILKKKMSNWDDDAMIKIERISWILSPALTVTKDGTYRYSQEDDPKLYVSREELPENWHVQIFRSIDSGSLKGFPKFYDEAEEQNLIFSKNMVIDKSIQTAYIQAIRSAQHFIYIENQYFLGSSYAWPSYKDAGADHLIPMELAMKIASKIRANERFAVYIIIPMWPEGNPKDNVVQEILFWQGQTMQMMYQVIAKEIKSMKLDAHPLDYLNFYCIGNREQVTGPGAASGDAAKISEAQKFQRFMIYVHAKGMVVDDEYVIIGSANINQRSMAGSKDTEIAMGGYQPHHTWAKKQNHPHGQVYGYRMSLWAEHLGMVEKVYNTPEDLDCVKRVNEVADDNWQRYTCDEFKELQGHILKYPVAVDADGNVNPLKGHENFPDVGGRVLGAHSPTIPDILTT; this is encoded by the exons ATGGTGTCGGACGACCCGGCGGTTATCTACCTGCACGGAGATCTGGAGCTCCACGTCCTCGAGGCGCGCTCGCTCCCGAACATGGACCTCTTCTCCGAGCGCCTCCGCCGCTGCTTCGCCCCCTGCGGAACCGCCTCCGACGGCGAAGTCTACGCCAGCGGCGGCAGCAAGGCCAGCAGCCGCCACGACCGGAAGCTCCACCACCACCGGAAGATCATCACCAGCGACCCCTACGTCACCGTCTCCGTCCCCCAGGCCACACTCGCCCGCACGCGCGTGATCTCCAACTCGCAGAACCCTAAGTGGAACGAGCGCTTCCACATCCCCTTAGCCCACCCCTTCGCCAATCTCGAGATCCGAGTGAAGGACAACGACGTCTTCGGCGCCGACACGATGGGGAAGATCCTCATCCCCGCGGAGAAGATCGCCACCGGCGACGAGCTCTGCGAATGGTACCCCCTCATTGGCGCGTCGGAGAAACCGCCCAAACCCGACTCCGCGCTGCAGCTTAAAATGAAATTCACTCCGTGTGATAAAAATCCGCTGTACAAGCACGGCGTCGCCGGCGATCCCAGCCACGGAGGGGTTAGGCACACTTATTTCCCTCTCCGGAAAGGGAGCGCCGTCACTCTGTACCAGGACGCTCATGTGTTTCCAGACAAAATGCCCAAAATCGAGCTAGACGAGGGCTCAATTCGGCAGCACGCCACGTGTTGGGAGGATATATGCTATGCCGTCGCCGAGGCGCACCATTTGATATACATTACCGGATGGTCTGTTTTCCATAAAGTTAGGCTGATTAGAGAGCCCACCAAACCCTTGCCGCGAGGCGGCGACCTGATGCTTGGGGACCTGTTGAAGTATAAGTCTCAGGAAGGAGTTAGAGTTCTGCTCTTGGTTTGGGATGATAAGACTTCGCATGATAAATTCCTCATCAACACG ACAGGTGTGATGGCAACTCATGATGAAGAGACAAAGAAGTTTTTTAAGCATTCATCTGTAATTTGTGTTCTGTCACCACGTTATGGGAGCAGTAAACTTAGCTTTATTAAACAGCAG GTAGTTGGAAACGTATTTACACACCATCAGAAATGTGTTCTTGTTGATACTCAAGCACCTGGAAATAATCGAAAAATTACTGCCTTTATAGGAGGTCTTGATCTGTGTGATGGTCGGTATGATACACCTGACCATCGACTGTTTCGTGATCTTGACACTTGTTTTAAGGATGATTTTCATCAGCCTACGTTTCCG GCAGGAATGCAAGCTCCAAGGCAGCCATGGcatgatttgcactgcaaaattGATGGACCTGCTGCATATGATGTTCTTATAAATTTCGCCCAACGTTGGCGCAAATCAACCAAGTGGAGAGAATTTAGTATACTGAAGAAAAAGATGTCCAATTGGGATGATGATGCCATGATAAAAATTGAGCGAATATCATGGATATTAAGCCCTGCCCTTACCGTAACTAAGGATGGAACTTACAGGTATTCTCAGGAGGACGATCCCAAGCTATATGTGTCTAGAGAAGAACTCCCTGAAAATTGGCATGTTCAG ATATTCAGGTCCATTGATTCAGGCTCACTCAAAGGCTTTCCCAAATTCTATGATGAAGCTGAGGAACAG AACCTTATTTTCTCCAAGAATATGGTGATTGACAAAAGCATTCAAACAGCATATATTCAGGCAATAAGATCCGCTCAGCATTTTATCTATATCGAAAATCAATACTTTCTTGGTTCTTCATATGCTTGGCCTTCATACAAAGATGCAG GGGCTGATCATCTAATCCCTATGGAGTTGGCTATGAAAATTGCTAGTAAAATAAGAGCTAACGAGAGATTCGCCGTGTACATTATTATACCAATGTGGCCCGAGGGAAATCCCAAGGACAATGTTGTGCAAGAAATTTTGTTCTGGCAG GGACAAACAATGCAAATGATGTATCAAGTTATTGCAAAAGAGATCAAATCAATGAAACTCGATGCACATCCACTAGACTATTTGAATTTCTACTGCATTGGAAACCGGGAACAGGTTACAGGTCCTGGTGCTGCCTCAGGGGATGCTGCTAAG ATTTCGGAGGCACAAAAGTTTCAGCGGTTCATGATTTATGTGCATGCCAAAGGAATGGTGGTGGATGACGAGTATGTAATAATAGGATCCGCCAATATAAATCAGAGATCAATGGCTGGCTCAAAAGACACAGAGATAGCAATGGGTGGATATCAACCTCATCATACCTGGGCAAAGAAGCAAAATCATCCACACGGCCAG GTTTATGGATATAGAATGTCGCTATGGGCAGAGCATCTTGGTATGGTCGAAAAAGTTTACAACACGCCAGAGGATTTGGATTGCGTGAAGAGAGTGAACGAGGTTGCTGATGATAATTGGCAGAGATACACGTGCGACGAATTTAAAGAGCTGCAAGGTCATATTCTCAAGTATCCGGTGGCAGTTGATGCAGATGGCAATGTAAATCCGCTGAAAGGACATGAGAACTTCCCTGATGTTGGGGGCAGGGTTCTGGGAGCCCATTCTCCCACCATTCCCGATATCTTGACAACGTGA